In one window of Bos taurus isolate L1 Dominette 01449 registration number 42190680 breed Hereford chromosome 4, ARS-UCD2.0, whole genome shotgun sequence DNA:
- the LOC107132410 gene encoding uncharacterized protein, whose product MSALPRAGPAHSARSAGRAGASAGARGQGRGAEAGAERSPHVQGRRPAPQGAVGARRALLRGDERDRRPVWGRGRRGETERKEVPAPAGADRWLRREGRLRWLRGCRCFRFWCAATGRCRSLPPPLRSAPGPSAPPPPGRPPLPPPSSCSHGGSRGAPPLHRGACADWRDGAPPDANQKAAPPPARGPRTLDLTKKQIQEIFLLKFAETTHNNTFGPGAAYKCTVQWWLKKFCRLDKSLKINIVAAHGKLRITN is encoded by the exons ATGTCCGCCCTGCCCCGGGCCGGGCCCGCGCACAGTGCCCGGAGCGCCGGGAGGGCGGGAGCGAGCGCGGGAGCGAGAGGGCAGGGCCGAGGCGCGGAGGCCGGCGCAGAAAGAAGCCCGCACGTCCAGGGCCGCCGCCCGGCGCCCCAGGGGGCGGTCGGCGCCCGCCGCGCTCTTCTAAGGGGTGACGAGCGAGATCGACGGCCTGTCTGGGGACGCGGGAGACGAGGAGAGACGGAGAGGAAGGAGGTCCCGGCTCCCGCGGGCGCCGATCGCTGGCTCCGGCGGGAGGGGCGGCTCAGGTGGCTGCGCGGCTGCCGCTGCTTTCGGTTCTGGTGCGCCGCGACGGGCCGCTGCCGCTCTCTGCCGCCGCCGCTGCGCTCTGCGCCCGGGCCCTCGGCACCGCCTCCTCCCGGGCGGCCGCCGCTACCGCCGCCATCCTCCTGCTCCCACGGCGGCTCGCGG GGCGCGCCCCCTCTCCACCGCGGGGCCTGCGCTGATTGGAGGGACGGAGCTCCTCCGGACGCCAACCAGAAGGCGGCCCCTCCTCCTGCACGTGGCCCTCGGACGCTGGACCTGACG aaaaagcaaattcaagagaTTTTCCTACTCAAGTTtgcagagacaactcacaacaacacatttggcccaggagctGCTTacaaatgtacagtgcagtggtggttgaAGAAGTTTTGCAGACTAGATAAAAGCCTGAAGATAAACATAGTGGCTGCCCATGGAAAGTTGAGAATAACCAATTGA